From Pithys albifrons albifrons isolate INPA30051 chromosome 27, PitAlb_v1, whole genome shotgun sequence, one genomic window encodes:
- the OCLN gene encoding occludin, translating to MFNKKSYDSPPTGYGPPTTYGPPTGYGAPTGDYGYDYGARSPPPGSYYIEDTPQHFYKWSSPPGVVRILEVVVILLCIAIFACVASTLAWEYGYGFGGLYGNSLGGFYGSGYYGSGLNYGYGYGGYYGGVTNPRAANGFMIAMAVLCFLAQLGLFVASVSKSSGSRSRRFYLVVIVVCAVLAFVMLIASIVYIVGVNPQAQMTGSYYYNPMLSMCNQIYSGGTYVNQYLYHYCTVDPQEAVAIVCGFLIVLLLCLICFFAHKTRSKIWKYGKPNIYWDKVPVVQEGPNVEEWVKNVTDGASAQDETATLAYSEKPTSPITAPPYSPPSYSPPPNGYYPSGTYSTRGDAPEQEPSPTEGKGKEQPPKLHTRRGRRRRRNPELDESQYETDYTTAVESGDERDQDQWASLYPPISSDGTRQRYKQEFDLDLRHYKELCADMDAINDRLGQLGKQLDSVPEDSPLYQDLAEEYNRLKDLKRSPDYQTKKQETKTLRNKLFHIKRMVSDYDKVRG from the exons ATGTTCAACAAGAAGTCCTATGACAGCCCCCCAACTGGTTATGGCCCCCCCACCACCTATGGCCCCCCCACGGGCTACGGTGCCCCCACGGGCGATTATGGCTATGACTACGGCGCCCGCTCGCCGCCGCCGGGCTCCTACTACATCGAGGACACACCACAGCACTTCTACAAGTGGTCATCGCCACCAGGCGTGGTGAGGATCCTGGAGGTCGTGGTCATCCTGCTCTGCATCGCCATCTTCGCCTGCGTGGCCTCCACCCTGGCCTGGGAATATGGTTATGGATTTGGGGGGCTTTACGGCAACAGCCTGGGGGGTTTCTACGGCTCCGGCTACTACGGCAGCGGGTTGAACTACGGGTATGGGTATGGGGGGTACTACGGCGGTGTCACCAACCCGCGGGCAGCCAACGGCTTCATGATTGCCATGGCCGTGCTGTGCTTCCTGGCCCAGCTGGGGCTCTTCGTGGCCAGCGTCAGCAAGTCCAGCGGCTCCCGCTCGCGGCGCTTCTACCTGGTGGTGATTGTGGTGTGCGCCGTGCTGGCCTTTGTCATGCTCATCGCCTCCATCGTCTACATCGTGGGCGTCAACCCCCAGGCGCAGATGACCGGCTCTTACTACTACAACCCCATGCTGAGCATGTGTAACCAGATCTACAGCGGTGGCACCTACGTCAATCAGTACCTCTACCACTACTGCACCGTGGACCCCCAGGAG gcTGTGGCCATTGTCTGCGGGTTCCTCAtcgtcctcctcctctgcctcatcTGCTTCTTCGCTCACAAGACGCGGAGCAAGATCTGGAAGTACGGAAAACCAAATATCTACTGGGACAAGGTGCCAGTGGTCCAGGAGGGGCCCAACGTGGAGGAGTGG gtgaaGAACGTGACGGACGGGGCCAGCGCCCAGGACGAGACGGCCACTCTGGCGTACTCAGAGAAGCCCACGAGCCCCATCACGGCGCCCCCCTACAGCCCCCCCTCCTACAGCCCCCCCCCGAACGGGTACTACCCCTCGGGCACCTACAGCACCCGCGG TGAtgccccagagcaggagcccAGCCCCacggaggggaaggggaaggagcagcccccCAAACTCCACACACGCCGCGGCCGCCGGCGCCGCCGGAACCCGGAGCTGGATGAATCCCAGTATGAGACCGATTACACCACAGCCGTGGAGTCCGGGGACGAGCGGGACCAGGATCAGTGGGCCAG cctgtACCCCCCGATCTCCTCGGATGGGACGCGGCAGAGGTACAAGCAGGAGTTTGACTTGGATCTGAGGCATTACAAGGAGCTCTGTGCTGACATGGATGCCATCAATGACCGCCTGGGCCAGCTCGGGAAACAGCTGGACAGTGTCCCTGAGGACAGCCCCCTGTACCAG GACCTGGCCGAGGAGTACAACAGGCTCAAGGACCTCAAGAGG AGCCCTGACTACCAGACCAAGAAGCAGGAAACCAAAACCCTCCGCAACAAACTCTTCCACATCAAGCGGATGGTGAGCGACTACGACAAGGTCCGGGGGTGA
- the NR2F6 gene encoding nuclear receptor subfamily 2 group F member 6, translating into MAMVAGGWGEPNGGGGGGGGGGGEEAASPAGGGSDAEHGEEERAGAAVDCVVCGDKSSGKHYGVFTCEGCKSFFKRSIRRNLSYTCRSNRDCQIDQHHRNQCQYCRLKKCFRVGMRKEAVQRGRIPPSHSSTSPNTIPSGEYFNGQPVSELISQLLRAEPYPAARYGSQYAQQGSVMGIDNICELAARLLFSTVEWARNIPFFPELPVSDQVALLRLSWSELFVLNAAQSALPLHMAPLLAAAGFHASPMSADRVVSFMDQIRIFQDQVEKLNRLQVDSAEYSCLKAIALFTPDACGLSDPAHVESLQEKAQVALTEYVRSQYPSQPQRFGRLLLRLPALRAVPAALISQLFFMRLVGKTPIETLIRDMLLSGSTFNWPYGTGQ; encoded by the exons ATGGCCATGGTGGCCGGCGGATGGGGAGAGCCCaacggcggcggcggcggcggcggcggcggcggcggggaggAGGCGGCGTCCCCCGCGGGCGGCGGCAGCGACGCGGAGCACGGCGAGGAGgagcgggccggggccgccgtGGACTGCGTGGTGTGCGGGGACAAGTCCAGCGGGAAACACTACGGGGTCTTCACCTGCGAGGGCTGCAAGAGCTTCTTCAAGCGCAGCATCCGCAGGAACCTCAGCTACACCTGCAG ATCCAACCGGGACTGCCAGATCGACCAGCACCACCGCAACCAATGCCAGTACTGCCGCCTGAAGAAGTGCTTCCGAGTGGGAATGAGGAAGGAAG ccgTGCAGCGGGGCCGGATCCCCCCGAGCCACTCCAGCACCAGCCCCAACACCATCCCCAGCGGCGAATACTTCAACGGGCAGCCGGTGTCGGAGCTCATCTCGCAGCTCCTGCGGGCTGAGCCCTACCCGGCCGCCCGCTATGGCTCCCAGTACGCCCAGCAGGGCAGCGTGATGGGCATCGACAACATCTGCGAGCTGGCCGCCCGCCTGCTCTTCAGCACCGTGGAGTGGGCGCGCAACATCCCCTTCTTCCCGGAGCTGCCCGTCTCCGACCAAGTGGCGCTGCTGCGGCTCAGCTGGAGCGAGCTCTTCGTGCTCAACGCGGCGCAGTCGGCGCTGCCGCTGCACATGGCGCCGCTGCTGGCGGCCGCCGGTTTCCACGCCTCGCCCATGTCCGCCGACCGCGTCGTCTCCTTCATGGACCAGATCCGCATCTTCCAGGACCAGGTGGAGAAGCTCAACCGGCTCCAGGTGGACTCGGCCGAGTACAGCTGCCTCAAAGCCATCGCGCTCTTCACGCCCG ACGCCTGCGGGCTATCGGACCCTGCGCACGTGGAGAGCCTGCAGGAGAAGGCGCAGGTGGCCCTGACCGAGTACGTGCGCTCCCAGTACCCGTCGCAGCCGCAGCGCTTCGGGCGGCTCCTGCTGCGGCTCCCGGCGCTCCGCGCTGTCCCCGCCGCGCTCATCTCCCAGCTCTTCTTCATGAGGCTCGTGGGGAAGACGCCCATCGAGACGCTAATCAGGGACATGCTGCTGTCTGGGAGCACCTTCAACTGGCCCTATGGGACGGGGCAGTAG